AGCCTGCAAATGTGAGGTTAGGCAGCTTTGTCTTTACCGCCTTTCTTATCTTATGCGGCACGCTGTAAAGCGGAGTTTTACCGAACCAGATAAACTTATAGTCTGGCATATCCTTTGCCATCTGAACAAAATCGAGAAGGCCCTTACGTTCAAAGTAAAGTCCTACGGAGATTACGACCTTGTCATCGTCTTTTAAACCGAACTTTTTGCGGAATGCTTCCCTGTCGTTTTCCTTAGGCTCATATCTTGCAAGGTCAATACCGTTGGATACGGCATAAATCGGTGCGGTCAGCCCATAGCCTCTTATCAGCGACTTTGAATACTCGGTCGGGGTCACTATAACATCGCCTCTGCGGTAGCAGCTGCATATCCACTTCTTGAAAAGCCCCGAAATAAGATTCGAGCCGATGAACGAATTACGGAAGTCCTCCTGCGTTGAGTGAGCGTGGTACACCACTCTCTTGCCTGCCTTTTTTGCTTTTTTCGCAAGATGCTTAGATTTCAGTCCGAGCGTGTTTATGTGAACAACATCATAGCTGTCCTTAGGGTCGAGCGTATATTCTATGCCGTTAAGCTCCATTGCTCTCTGCTGGTGCATGATTGCTCTGCCAAGACCGGATATTTTGATAAGGTTCATACCTTCTGAAAACAGGAGTACCTTCATATTAGTTTCCTTCCATATAATTACTGTGTGCGTAAACGTATAACAGATATTTTATCATAATTGCCGGGTATCGTCAAGTAATATCAGGAATGATACCTTTCAAGGAACTGACGTGTACGCTCGTTTTGGCTGTTGTTGAATACCTCGTCGGGAGTGCCGTTCTCAATAACATATCCGCCGTCCATAAATATTACACGGTCGGAAATCTCGCTTGCAAACTGCATTTCGTGAGTTACGATAACCATAGTCATCTTTTCTTCCGCAAGGCTCTTTATTACCTTGAGTATCTCGCCGGTCAGCTCAGGGTCGAGCGCAGATGTCGGCTCATCAAAGAAAAGAAGTTCGGGGCTGAGTGCAAGCGCTCTTGCGATAGACACACGCTGCTGCTGACCGCCCGACAGATTGCACGGATATTCGTTTGCCTTATCCGCAAGTCCCATTTTGCCGAGCAACTCCATAGCCGTCTGTTCTGCCTGCATCTTGTCCTGCTTTAACACATGGACAGGTGCCTCTGTGATATTCTTCAGCACCGACATATGCGGAAACAAGTTGAAGTTCTGGAACACAAGACCGATTTTAAGCCTTATATCGTGGAGCGTTTTGTTGTCGGCATATACCGCCTTGCCGTTTTCATCGTTTCTTGTCATAGTGATGCCGCATATCTCGCACTCGCCGCTGTCTATCTTCTCAAACTGATTTATACAGCGCAGGAGCGTTGATTTTCCGCTTCCCGACGGGCCTATTATAGATATTACCTCGCCCTTCTCCACATTGAATGAAATATCGTTTAAAACTTCGAGCTTTCCGAAGCTCTTTGATAGATTCTTTACACTGAGTATTGACATTCCGCCTGCTCCTTATCTGTAGTAGTTCAGTTTCTTTTCGATAAAGCCGAACAGCGCTGTCAGCACAGTAGCCATTACGAAATAGAAAACACCTGCAATAAACAGCGGAACGAGCGAGCTGTAGTTCATCATCTGCTGTTTTGCCGCAAGCATTATTTCCGAGTAAGCAACGACATTTGCAAGCGATGTATCCTTTACAAGCGTAATTACTTCGTTTGATGAAGCAGGAACGATACGCTTTATTACCTGCGGGAGAATTATCCTGAAGAACGTCTGTGCCTTTGTCATTCCCAGAGCCGCCGCCGCTTCATACTGACCTCTCGGTATAGACTCTATGCCGCCCCTGAATATCTCGGCAAAATATGCCGCATAGTTCAGCACGAATGCGATAATTACCATAGTGAACATAAAGCTCTCTGCGGCAGGATCTACGCCGCTCAGCAGGCTTTCCACGAATCCGCCCGAGCCTTTGGTAGCCGTCTTTAAAAACGGCAGTGCATAGTAGACAACTATGATCTGGAGCATAAGCGGTGTTCCGCGCATTATGAGTATGTATAGATTTGTAAGCCACGATATTGGCTTGAACCTGCACATCTTCAGCGCCGCAACGATAAGTCCGAGCGGTATTGAAAAAAGCAACGTAAAGCCGAAAATCTTAAGTGTGGGGATAAGGTTTTCCAGGAGTATCCCCGTAACCTTCATTATCTGTTCGCCGGTCATATTTAATTCTTCCTTAATCTTCCGATAATTTATCATAGTAAAGCGATAATTCGCTATTACGGCAGTATATTGTTATTGTACCATAAGTAAAGGGGTATTTGCAAGTAAAAGATGAAAAAACCCGTAATTCACAGCGTTTTATCGTTGACGTAAAATACAGCAGGTATATCCCGCCTAAAGCAATATTACAGCCTGTACAAACACGGCGGCTGAATTTACAAAAATTTGTGCAAGTTCCACTATAATCTTGACTTTAATACTATTTTATGGTACAATTATCTATGTGTAATCAGAAAAGAAATACAGACAGGAGGTGGATTGCTTGTACATCGGCAAATTTCATAAATACGCAGTAGCAGGGATATGTCTTGTGGGAATGCAGAATGACCACGCTGCACATATTGTAAAAGTAGCCTCGGACGCTTTGATAAAGAAAGGCTTCAAGGTTATGATATTCAACGCATTTACAGATATGTTTTATGATACACCGTATTCAAAGGGAGAGGCAAGCGTCTATCATCTTATTAACCTCGATATTGTAGATGTTCTTGTCATTATGCCCGAAACTATAAAGAGCGAATGGGTAACCGACACTATCATAAGATATGCAAACGCCGCAAAAATACCCGTAATAATGCTTGACGGCAGTCACAACGGCTGTACAAATATAACATACGACTACGGCAGGTCGCTTGAGTCGGTAGTGGAACACGTCATAACAGAGCATAAATGCACCGACCTGTTTTTTATGGCAGGCACAAAAGGCAACTCCTTCTCCGAAGAAAGAATTGAGGCTTTCAAGCATGTTCTTGCACGTCACAATATTGAATTTAACGAAAAAACAATGCTCGGCTACGGAAATTTCTGGGATGCGCCGACAAAAAAGACCATCTCGGACCTTATTGTCTGCGGAAGAAAAATGCCTCAGGCTATAATATGTGCAAACGACACTATGGCTATCACCGCAATGAAAGCTCTTGAAGAACACGGTATGAAAATTCCCGAGGATATAATAGTCACGGGATTTGACGCTATATATCAGGAGCGCATTTATTCCACCACCAGACTGACCACTGCACAGATGGACGCAGATGAGCTTGCGACAACCATTGCCGATACCGCATACGGATATATCAAGGGCAGTGAAAAACCGTCCGATAAGCATATCCATTTCTCTATGATACTCGGTCAGAGCTGTGGCTGCTGCGGTTTTGACGTAGCTTATACCAATGAAAAGCTGGAGCATATGAATAAATATAATCTTGCCCTCTCTGACGCAGAGAGCAAGATGGCGTCGCTTTGTACCCATACAGTAAACTGCGACAGGCTCGATGAGCTTACAAAAACTATGGGCAGATATTTCAACTACCGTGCGGCACTATGCCTGAACGATGATTTTCTCACCAAGGAATCAGTCGTCATACCTAAAGCGTATCACAGCGTTTTCACCGAAAATATGACCGCACACGTTATAAGAATGTGGGACGATTACAGCTACAAGATAAATTATCCGGCAAAGAAGGTTCTTCCCGACCTCAACGATCTTATCAAAAGATATAATACCATTATGTTCTGCCCTCTGCATTTTCAGGAGCAGGTCATAGGATATTATGCCACCATTGCGGACGATCTTCTTGTAAATCCCGGCAGCTTCTACTATGTTCAGCGACTGGTGGAATCTATAAACCAGGCGCTTGAAAACTTCCGCATAGAATATCTTCTGAGAAACGCAAACAACGAGCTTTCGCTCACGCACTTGATAGATCCGCTTACAAACATCTATAACCGAAGGGGATATTTTGAGCGTATAAGCGAGCTTATGCTCGGAAACGAAAAGTGTAATGTTATCCTTGTATCCTGCGATATGGACAGGCTCAAAGAGATAAACGATACATACGGTCACTCTGAGGGCGACATAGCTATAAAGGCAGTGGCTGACGCTATAAAGACAGGCTGCGGAAAAGACGGTATATGCGCCAGATTCGGCGGAGATGAATTTATACTGACAGTGCCGTATAACACCGATAAACAGCGTGAGCTGTCAAGGCTTGTCGGCGAGATACAGACGGAGATTGACAAGTTCAACCGCAGTGCAGGAAAGCCTTATGAGGTGTCTATAAGCGTAGGCGGATCATACGGCACGGTGAGCAGTGTTGAAGAAGTAAACGAGCTTATGCGAAGCACCGACCGGCTTATGTACGAGCAGAAAAGAATGAAGAAGGGCGAGCGTGGTCCCGTCTTTCAGCCTGTACCCGAAGCTCAGGAAAAGCCTGCTGCGATGCTCGAAGATTATCGCAGCAGAATACACGAAATATTCTCGCAGTTTG
This window of the [Eubacterium] siraeum genome carries:
- a CDS encoding amino acid ABC transporter permease → MINYRKIKEELNMTGEQIMKVTGILLENLIPTLKIFGFTLLFSIPLGLIVAALKMCRFKPISWLTNLYILIMRGTPLMLQIIVVYYALPFLKTATKGSGGFVESLLSGVDPAAESFMFTMVIIAFVLNYAAYFAEIFRGGIESIPRGQYEAAAALGMTKAQTFFRIILPQVIKRIVPASSNEVITLVKDTSLANVVAYSEIMLAAKQQMMNYSSLVPLFIAGVFYFVMATVLTALFGFIEKKLNYYR
- a CDS encoding amino acid ABC transporter ATP-binding protein, which translates into the protein MSILSVKNLSKSFGKLEVLNDISFNVEKGEVISIIGPSGSGKSTLLRCINQFEKIDSGECEICGITMTRNDENGKAVYADNKTLHDIRLKIGLVFQNFNLFPHMSVLKNITEAPVHVLKQDKMQAEQTAMELLGKMGLADKANEYPCNLSGGQQQRVSIARALALSPELLFFDEPTSALDPELTGEILKVIKSLAEEKMTMVIVTHEMQFASEISDRVIFMDGGYVIENGTPDEVFNNSQNERTRQFLERYHS
- a CDS encoding EAL domain-containing protein, which codes for MYIGKFHKYAVAGICLVGMQNDHAAHIVKVASDALIKKGFKVMIFNAFTDMFYDTPYSKGEASVYHLINLDIVDVLVIMPETIKSEWVTDTIIRYANAAKIPVIMLDGSHNGCTNITYDYGRSLESVVEHVITEHKCTDLFFMAGTKGNSFSEERIEAFKHVLARHNIEFNEKTMLGYGNFWDAPTKKTISDLIVCGRKMPQAIICANDTMAITAMKALEEHGMKIPEDIIVTGFDAIYQERIYSTTRLTTAQMDADELATTIADTAYGYIKGSEKPSDKHIHFSMILGQSCGCCGFDVAYTNEKLEHMNKYNLALSDAESKMASLCTHTVNCDRLDELTKTMGRYFNYRAALCLNDDFLTKESVVIPKAYHSVFTENMTAHVIRMWDDYSYKINYPAKKVLPDLNDLIKRYNTIMFCPLHFQEQVIGYYATIADDLLVNPGSFYYVQRLVESINQALENFRIEYLLRNANNELSLTHLIDPLTNIYNRRGYFERISELMLGNEKCNVILVSCDMDRLKEINDTYGHSEGDIAIKAVADAIKTGCGKDGICARFGGDEFILTVPYNTDKQRELSRLVGEIQTEIDKFNRSAGKPYEVSISVGGSYGTVSSVEEVNELMRSTDRLMYEQKRMKKGERGPVFQPVPEAQEKPAAMLEDYRSRIHEIFSQFDRCTYFYMDYLNFKWYIIENDHMPKCIKSSSVGPLRAIWLSGAIHPDDKLIYDSFCRKIKNSFDYKITDASLTVNIRLCEDGKPVWYGIYVQLSGRDGKMEEIAGSIKALEINEIMSIEILDYYTTTDNPIMFHDMILQRLTAYPDTKFALVQFDIKRFKLINENYGEDAGTEMLQFISRQLSNFCGKQQIGARMSGDVFVLLTPYEDKDGLLSVISELQRCLKNFRQYSYEFVFGIYLIEDRSVSVRTMCDCAAMARQSIKKNALESIAFYNKNMQKAIKERKFVESHMKKALDNNEFIIYLQPKFSISSGEAIGYEALVRWQSPEKGMIYPDGFIPLFEENGFITKLDAYVWECACMVLRDWIDRHFTPLPISVNVSRANLDDESFLDVLDGLIDKYRLPKHLLELEITESIENDATLRMTEKIKEHGFVLLMDDFGSGYSSLNTLQDTRFDVLKLDREFFSTHMSNDRGKKIIMHTISMSKDVGLGLIAEGVETADQAQFLENCGCDTAQGYLYAKPMPVQEAEKYLKNTLQSKTDEVKEPI
- a CDS encoding glycosyltransferase, whose product is MKVLLFSEGMNLIKISGLGRAIMHQQRAMELNGIEYTLDPKDSYDVVHINTLGLKSKHLAKKAKKAGKRVVYHAHSTQEDFRNSFIGSNLISGLFKKWICSCYRRGDVIVTPTEYSKSLIRGYGLTAPIYAVSNGIDLARYEPKENDREAFRKKFGLKDDDKVVISVGLYFERKGLLDFVQMAKDMPDYKFIWFGKTPLYSVPHKIRKAVKTKLPNLTFAGYVQPDELKQAYVGCDVYIFPTLEETEGIVLLEALAAKANVIVRDIPVFDWLNGGTDCYKAKDKDEFERMIKEIYEGKLPSLRENGRKAVENMDIKKIGEKLVKIYNGTAEGGD